One Pseudomonas sp. MH9.2 DNA segment encodes these proteins:
- a CDS encoding DUF1653 domain-containing protein, which translates to MQLQPGLYRHYKGPEYRVFSVARHSETEEEVVFYQALYGDYGLWVRPLSMFLESVEVDGEQVPRFALVQVEPSLFSRP; encoded by the coding sequence ATGCAGTTACAGCCAGGACTCTATCGCCATTACAAGGGCCCTGAGTACCGTGTATTCAGCGTTGCCCGACACTCTGAAACCGAAGAGGAAGTGGTGTTCTACCAAGCACTCTATGGCGATTACGGCCTGTGGGTGCGGCCTTTGAGCATGTTCCTTGAATCCGTCGAAGTTGACGGTGAACAGGTGCCTCGCTTTGCTTTGGTTCAGGTTGAACCCAGTCTGTTTTCAAGGCCTTGA
- the topA gene encoding type I DNA topoisomerase, which translates to MGKSLVIVESPAKAKTINKYLGNQYVVKSSIGHIRDLPTSGSASASKEPAAKRGKAAAGDAPVLTPKEKAKRQLVSRMGVDPDHGWKAKYEILPGKEKVVEELRRLAKDADIIYLATDLDREGEAIAWHLREAIGGDDSRYKRVVFNEITKKAIQEAFSKPGELDINRVNAQQARRFLDRVVGYMVSPLLWQKVARGLSAGRVQSVAVKLVVEREREIRAFNPEEYWEIHADLGTTKGANVRFEVARENGEAFKPLNETHAMAALEKLKASSYSIVKREDKPTSSKPSAPFITSTLQQAGSNRLGFGVKKTMMMAQRLYEAGYITYMRTDSTNLSVDAVTMARSYIETEFGKKYLPESPNVYSSKEGAQEAHEAIRPSDVNTHPSKLTGMERDAERLYELIWRQFVACQMPPAQYLSTTVSVAAGTFELRAKGRILKFDGYTRVMPQMAKPGDDDVLPDMAQGDNLKLNKLDPSQHFTKPPARYSEASLVKEMEKRGIGRPSTYAAIISTIQDRGYVALHNRRFYSEKMGDIVTGRLSESFSNLMDYGFTAGMEENLDDVAQGQRDWKNVLDEFYGDFKKKLEVAEAPDSGMRSNQPVMTDIPCKLCGRPMQIRTASTGVFLGCSGYSLPPKERCKATVNLTPGDEIAEDDEGESESRVLRGKHRCHICSTAMDAYLLDEKHKLHICGNNPDCVGYEIEEGTYRIKGYEGPSLECDKCGSEMQLKTGRFGKFFGCTNPDCKNTRKLLKSGEAAGPKMDPVKMPELKCEKVTDTYILRDGASGLFLAASQFPKNRETRAPLVIEIVPHKDEIDPKYHFLCEAPKKDPDGHPAVIRYSRKTKEQYVQTEVEGKPTGWRAFYDGKAWKVEDKR; encoded by the coding sequence ATGGGCAAATCGCTGGTCATTGTGGAATCCCCGGCTAAGGCCAAGACCATCAACAAGTACTTGGGTAACCAATACGTGGTGAAGTCGAGTATCGGCCATATCCGAGACTTGCCCACTAGCGGTTCCGCTAGCGCCAGCAAAGAGCCCGCTGCCAAGCGTGGCAAGGCTGCCGCTGGTGATGCGCCTGTGCTTACGCCAAAGGAAAAAGCCAAGCGCCAGCTCGTCTCGCGCATGGGTGTCGATCCTGATCATGGCTGGAAAGCCAAGTACGAAATCCTTCCTGGTAAAGAGAAGGTGGTCGAGGAGCTGCGCCGGCTCGCCAAGGATGCTGACATCATCTATCTCGCAACCGACTTGGACCGCGAGGGGGAAGCCATTGCTTGGCACCTGCGCGAAGCCATCGGTGGTGACGACAGCCGCTACAAGCGCGTGGTGTTTAACGAAATCACCAAGAAAGCGATTCAGGAAGCGTTCTCCAAGCCGGGCGAGCTGGATATCAATCGGGTCAATGCCCAGCAGGCACGTCGCTTCCTCGATCGTGTCGTGGGTTACATGGTGTCGCCGCTGCTCTGGCAGAAAGTCGCTCGTGGCTTGTCGGCAGGCCGTGTGCAATCGGTTGCCGTGAAGCTGGTGGTGGAGCGTGAGCGCGAGATTCGTGCGTTCAACCCCGAAGAATATTGGGAAATCCACGCTGATCTGGGCACCACCAAAGGCGCCAACGTACGCTTTGAAGTGGCTCGCGAAAACGGCGAAGCTTTTAAGCCGTTGAATGAAACCCATGCCATGGCTGCGCTGGAGAAGCTTAAAGCGTCCAGCTATAGCATCGTCAAGCGTGAAGACAAGCCGACCAGCAGCAAACCTTCTGCGCCGTTCATCACGTCGACCCTGCAACAGGCGGGGAGCAACCGCCTGGGCTTTGGCGTGAAAAAAACCATGATGATGGCCCAGCGTTTGTATGAAGCGGGCTATATCACGTACATGCGTACCGATTCGACTAACTTGTCAGTCGATGCGGTCACCATGGCGCGCAGCTACATCGAAACCGAGTTCGGCAAGAAGTACCTGCCTGAATCGCCAAACGTCTACAGCAGCAAAGAAGGCGCACAAGAGGCGCACGAAGCGATTCGTCCGTCCGATGTCAACACCCACCCGAGCAAGCTGACGGGTATGGAACGTGACGCTGAGCGCCTCTACGAGCTGATCTGGCGTCAATTCGTCGCGTGCCAGATGCCACCGGCGCAATACCTGTCGACTACCGTCAGCGTCGCTGCTGGCACCTTTGAGCTGCGCGCCAAAGGCCGCATCCTCAAGTTCGACGGTTACACCCGTGTCATGCCGCAGATGGCCAAGCCGGGTGACGACGATGTGTTGCCGGACATGGCTCAGGGCGACAATCTGAAGCTGAACAAGCTCGATCCAAGCCAGCACTTCACCAAGCCGCCTGCGCGCTACTCTGAAGCGAGCCTGGTCAAGGAAATGGAAAAACGCGGTATCGGTCGTCCATCGACGTACGCCGCGATTATTTCGACTATTCAGGATCGTGGTTACGTCGCGTTGCATAACCGCCGTTTCTACTCCGAAAAAATGGGCGATATCGTTACCGGGCGCTTGTCTGAAAGCTTCTCGAACCTGATGGACTACGGCTTCACCGCCGGCATGGAAGAGAACCTCGATGACGTCGCTCAAGGTCAGCGCGACTGGAAAAACGTGCTCGACGAGTTCTACGGTGACTTCAAGAAGAAGCTCGAAGTAGCCGAAGCGCCAGACAGCGGCATGCGTTCCAACCAGCCGGTGATGACGGACATCCCCTGCAAGCTCTGCGGTCGCCCGATGCAGATTCGTACGGCGTCGACCGGAGTGTTTCTCGGTTGCTCCGGGTACAGCCTGCCGCCTAAAGAGCGCTGCAAGGCGACCGTCAACCTCACACCCGGCGACGAAATTGCCGAGGATGACGAGGGTGAGTCCGAGTCGCGCGTATTGCGTGGCAAGCACCGTTGCCATATTTGCAGTACGGCCATGGATGCGTACTTGCTGGACGAGAAGCACAAGCTGCACATCTGCGGCAATAACCCCGATTGCGTGGGTTATGAGATCGAAGAGGGCACCTACCGGATCAAGGGTTATGAAGGCCCGAGCCTGGAGTGCGACAAGTGTGGTTCCGAGATGCAGCTCAAGACGGGTCGTTTCGGCAAGTTCTTCGGTTGCACCAACCCTGACTGCAAGAACACCCGCAAGCTGCTGAAAAGCGGTGAAGCGGCCGGGCCGAAAATGGACCCGGTGAAAATGCCCGAACTCAAATGCGAGAAGGTCACCGACACGTACATTCTGCGTGACGGTGCTTCCGGCCTGTTTCTGGCGGCCAGTCAGTTCCCGAAAAACCGCGAGACCCGCGCTCCGCTGGTGATCGAGATCGTGCCGCACAAGGATGAAATCGATCCGAAGTACCACTTCCTCTGCGAAGCACCGAAGAAAGATCCCGACGGGCACCCTGCGGTGATTCGTTACAGCCGCAAAACCAAAGAGCAATATGTGCAGACCGAAGTGGAAGGCAAGCCGACAGGCTGGCGCGCGTTCTACGATGGCAAGGCCTGGAAGGTCGAAGACAAACGTTGA
- a CDS encoding S-methyl-5'-thioinosine phosphorylase: protein MTVYAIIGGTGLTQLEGLNIRQSLPMNTPYGAPSAEIQIGEYAGREVLFLARHGHPHRLPPHQVNYRANLWALKQAGAEAILAVNAVGGIHPAMGTGHFCVPHQLIDYTSGREHTYFADDLEQVTHIDFSYPYSEVLRTRLIAALAAEGCAYSDQGVYACTQGPRLETVAEIIRLERDGCDIVGMTGMPEAALAREIELDYACLALVVNPAAGKSSAVITMAEIEQALHDGMGKVKATLARVLAAG from the coding sequence ATGACTGTTTACGCGATTATCGGCGGCACTGGCCTGACCCAACTTGAGGGCTTGAATATCCGTCAGTCCCTGCCGATGAATACGCCTTATGGTGCGCCGTCGGCCGAGATTCAGATTGGCGAATATGCAGGCCGCGAGGTGCTGTTTCTGGCGCGCCATGGTCACCCCCATCGCCTACCGCCGCATCAGGTCAACTACCGCGCTAATCTGTGGGCATTGAAGCAGGCCGGGGCAGAGGCGATTCTGGCCGTGAATGCTGTGGGCGGGATTCATCCGGCGATGGGCACTGGGCATTTCTGCGTACCGCATCAGTTAATCGACTACACCAGCGGTCGCGAGCACACCTATTTTGCCGATGATCTGGAGCAGGTGACCCACATCGACTTCAGCTACCCCTACAGCGAAGTGCTACGCACGCGACTTATTGCAGCGCTGGCGGCTGAAGGCTGTGCTTACAGCGACCAGGGCGTGTATGCCTGTACTCAGGGCCCGCGCCTTGAAACCGTGGCGGAGATCATCCGCCTGGAGCGTGATGGTTGCGATATCGTCGGTATGACCGGTATGCCTGAAGCGGCACTGGCCCGCGAAATAGAACTGGATTACGCCTGTCTGGCGCTGGTGGTCAACCCTGCGGCAGGCAAGTCGTCGGCAGTGATTACCATGGCCGAAATTGAACAGGCACTGCATGACGGAATGGGCAAGGTGAAGGCAACTTTGGCGCGGGTGCTTGCTGCTGGCTGA
- the fadB gene encoding fatty acid oxidation complex subunit alpha FadB, with the protein MIYEGKAITVKALESGIVELNFDLKGESVNKFNRLTLNDLRQAVDTIKADGSIKGVIVTSGKDVFIVGADITEFVDNFKLPDAELVAGNLEANKIFSDFEDLSVPTVVAINGIALGGGFEMCLAADFRVMSSSAKVGLPEVKLGLYPGFGGTVRLPRIIGADNAIEWIASGKENRAEDALKVGAVDAVVAPEKLREAAQDLIKRAISGEFDFKVKRQPKLDKLKLNAIEQMMAFETAKGFVAGQAGPNYPAPVEAIKTIQKAANFGRDKALEIEAAGFVKMAKTSAAHSLIGLFLNDQELKKKAKIYDEVAKDVKQAAVLGAGIMGGGIAYQSAVKGTPILMKDIREDAIQLGLNEASKLLGNRVDKGRLTSAKMAVALNAIRPTLSYGDFGTVDFVVEAVVENPKVKQAVLAEVEAQVKEGTILASNTSTISISLLAKALKRPEDFVGMHFFNPVHMMPLVEVIRGEKSSEVATATAVAYAKKIGKNPIVVNDCPGFLVNRVLFPYFGGFAKLVSAGVDFVRIDKVMEKFGWPMGPAYLMDVVGIDTGHHGRDVMAEGFPDRMKDDRRSAIDVLYEANRLGQKNGKGFYAYEMDKKGKPKKVADAAVLEVLKPIVYEQREVSDDDIINWLMIPLCLETVRCLEDGIVETAAEADMGLIYGIGFPPFRGGALRYIDSVGVAEFVALADKYAYLGALYQPTAKLREMAKNGQSFFG; encoded by the coding sequence ATGATTTACGAAGGTAAAGCCATCACGGTTAAGGCTCTTGAAAGTGGCATCGTCGAATTGAATTTCGATCTCAAGGGTGAGTCCGTCAACAAGTTCAACCGTCTAACCCTCAACGACCTGCGTCAGGCCGTTGACACCATCAAGGCAGATGGTTCGATCAAGGGCGTGATTGTCACCAGCGGCAAGGACGTCTTCATCGTCGGCGCCGACATCACCGAGTTCGTCGACAACTTCAAGTTGCCGGATGCAGAGCTGGTGGCGGGTAACCTCGAAGCCAACAAAATCTTCAGCGATTTTGAAGACCTCAGCGTTCCAACCGTCGTGGCCATCAATGGCATCGCCCTGGGCGGTGGTTTCGAGATGTGCCTGGCAGCGGATTTCCGCGTGATGTCCAGCAGCGCCAAGGTCGGTCTGCCTGAAGTCAAACTGGGCCTCTACCCAGGTTTCGGCGGCACCGTGCGTCTGCCACGCATCATCGGTGCCGACAACGCTATAGAGTGGATCGCGTCGGGCAAGGAAAACCGTGCTGAAGATGCTCTGAAAGTCGGTGCTGTCGATGCGGTGGTTGCCCCTGAAAAACTGCGTGAAGCCGCGCAGGACCTGATCAAACGCGCCATTTCCGGCGAGTTCGATTTCAAGGTCAAGCGTCAGCCGAAACTGGACAAGCTCAAGCTCAATGCCATCGAACAGATGATGGCATTCGAAACTGCCAAGGGCTTCGTTGCAGGCCAGGCTGGCCCGAACTACCCGGCGCCGGTCGAAGCGATCAAGACCATCCAGAAAGCCGCCAACTTTGGCCGGGACAAAGCGCTGGAAATCGAAGCTGCCGGCTTCGTCAAAATGGCCAAAACCTCGGCTGCGCATAGTCTGATCGGTCTGTTCCTGAATGATCAGGAACTGAAGAAAAAAGCCAAGATCTACGATGAAGTCGCAAAAGACGTGAAGCAGGCGGCGGTACTCGGTGCAGGCATCATGGGCGGCGGCATTGCCTATCAGTCGGCGGTAAAAGGCACGCCGATCCTGATGAAGGACATCCGCGAAGACGCCATTCAACTGGGTCTGAACGAAGCGTCCAAGCTGCTGGGCAACCGTGTCGACAAAGGTCGCCTGACCTCGGCGAAGATGGCTGTGGCCCTCAACGCAATTCGTCCAACCCTGTCCTACGGTGATTTCGGCACCGTCGACTTCGTCGTCGAAGCCGTGGTCGAAAACCCTAAGGTCAAGCAAGCTGTACTGGCTGAAGTCGAAGCTCAGGTCAAGGAAGGCACCATTCTGGCGTCTAACACCTCGACCATTTCCATCAGTTTGTTGGCCAAGGCCCTCAAGCGTCCGGAAGACTTCGTCGGTATGCACTTCTTCAACCCGGTGCACATGATGCCGCTGGTCGAAGTGATTCGTGGTGAGAAATCCAGTGAAGTCGCCACAGCGACGGCTGTGGCTTACGCCAAGAAAATCGGCAAGAACCCGATCGTGGTCAATGACTGCCCGGGCTTCCTGGTCAACCGTGTCCTGTTCCCGTACTTCGGCGGTTTTGCCAAATTGGTCAGCGCCGGTGTGGACTTCGTTCGCATCGACAAGGTCATGGAAAAATTCGGTTGGCCAATGGGCCCGGCCTACCTGATGGACGTAGTCGGTATCGACACCGGCCACCACGGCCGCGATGTCATGGCTGAAGGTTTCCCTGATCGCATGAAGGATGATCGTCGTTCGGCTATAGACGTGCTTTACGAAGCCAATCGTCTGGGTCAGAAGAACGGCAAGGGTTTCTACGCCTACGAAATGGACAAGAAGGGCAAGCCGAAGAAAGTCGCCGATGCCGCCGTGCTTGAAGTACTCAAGCCGATTGTCTACGAGCAGCGCGAAGTGTCCGACGACGACATCATCAACTGGTTGATGATTCCGTTGTGCCTGGAAACCGTACGCTGCCTGGAAGACGGCATTGTTGAAACGGCCGCCGAAGCTGATATGGGCTTGATTTACGGCATCGGTTTCCCTCCATTCCGTGGCGGTGCGCTGCGTTACATCGACTCCGTGGGTGTCGCTGAATTCGTCGCGCTGGCTGACAAGTACGCTTATCTGGGCGCCTTGTACCAACCCACCGCGAAGCTGCGTGAGATGGCCAAGAATGGCCAGAGCTTCTTCGGTTAA
- the lexA gene encoding transcriptional repressor LexA, producing the protein MIKLTPRQAEILGFIKRCLEDNGYPPTRAEIAQELGFKSPNAAEEHLKALARKGAIEMTPGASRGIRIPGFEAKSEERSLPIIGRVAAGAPILAQQHVEESCNINPSFFHPSADYLLRVHGMSMKDVGILDGDLIAVHTCREARNGQIVVARIGDEVTVKRFKREGSKVWLLAENPDFAPIEVNLKDQELVIEGLSVGVIRR; encoded by the coding sequence ATGATAAAACTGACGCCACGCCAAGCTGAGATTCTGGGTTTCATCAAACGCTGCCTTGAAGACAACGGCTACCCGCCGACCCGTGCGGAAATCGCTCAGGAACTGGGCTTCAAGTCGCCCAATGCGGCGGAAGAACACCTCAAGGCTCTGGCGCGCAAAGGCGCTATCGAAATGACGCCAGGCGCCTCGCGGGGTATTCGTATTCCAGGCTTCGAGGCCAAGTCCGAAGAGCGCAGCCTGCCAATCATCGGTCGCGTTGCCGCTGGCGCACCGATTCTGGCGCAGCAACATGTCGAAGAGTCCTGCAACATCAACCCGTCTTTCTTCCATCCGAGCGCAGACTATTTGTTGCGCGTACATGGCATGAGCATGAAAGACGTCGGCATCCTCGATGGCGACTTGATTGCCGTTCACACCTGCCGCGAAGCCCGCAACGGTCAAATCGTCGTGGCGCGAATTGGTGATGAAGTGACGGTTAAACGCTTCAAGCGTGAAGGCAGCAAGGTCTGGCTACTCGCCGAGAACCCGGATTTCGCCCCTATTGAAGTGAACCTCAAAGATCAGGAATTGGTGATCGAAGGCTTGAGTGTCGGCGTCATTCGCCGCTAA
- the sulA gene encoding SOS-induced cell division inhibitor SulA, which translates to MQFPQTPQQAQLPLFEAFMAQPIAPLLKEVVDTPWNTEPDAFSELSLRGAAGNCLNLLAPILRELSQDQDARWLTLIAPPASLTQTWLRDAGLNRERILLLQPRGTQSALQLTCEALRLGRSHTVVSWLNPINTGARQQLVSAARTGDAQSLNIRLG; encoded by the coding sequence ATGCAGTTCCCCCAAACACCACAGCAAGCACAACTACCACTGTTCGAGGCATTCATGGCTCAGCCCATCGCCCCGCTCCTTAAAGAAGTGGTCGACACGCCCTGGAACACAGAGCCAGACGCTTTTAGTGAACTGTCATTGCGCGGCGCAGCCGGGAACTGTCTGAACCTTCTGGCGCCGATTTTGCGGGAGCTGAGTCAGGACCAGGATGCACGCTGGCTGACATTGATCGCGCCGCCTGCGAGCCTGACTCAGACCTGGCTGCGTGATGCGGGGCTTAATCGTGAACGGATTCTTCTACTGCAACCACGCGGCACACAAAGCGCGTTGCAATTGACCTGCGAAGCTCTGCGACTGGGTCGCAGCCACACGGTTGTCAGCTGGCTCAACCCGATTAATACCGGGGCGCGCCAACAGCTGGTCAGCGCTGCCAGAACGGGTGATGCACAAAGTTTGAATATTCGGCTGGGCTGA
- the nagZ gene encoding beta-N-acetylhexosaminidase, protein MQGSLMVDVAGTWLTAEDRQFLRQPEVGGLIIFARNIEHPRQVRELSAAVRAIRPELLLAVDQEGGRVQRLRQGFVRLPAMRAIADNLNAESLAEHCGWLMATEVLAVGLDLSFAPVLDLDYQRSAVVGSRAFDGDPERVALLAGAFIRGMNAAGMAATGKHFPGHGWAEADSHVAIPTDERSLDEIRAKDLVPFARLSKQLAAVMPAHVIYPQVDAQPAGFSRRWLQDILRGELQFDGVIFSDDLSMAGAHVVGDAASRIEAALSAGCDMGLVCNDRAAAELALGAAQRLKVKPSPRIARMRGQAYATTEYRQHPRWLAALDALRAAQLID, encoded by the coding sequence CTGCAAGGCTCGTTGATGGTGGATGTCGCCGGTACTTGGCTGACCGCTGAGGATCGCCAGTTTTTGCGTCAGCCCGAAGTTGGTGGCCTGATTATTTTCGCGCGCAATATTGAGCATCCACGCCAGGTTCGTGAACTCAGTGCCGCTGTCCGTGCGATACGGCCTGAGTTGTTGTTGGCGGTCGATCAGGAGGGCGGGCGGGTACAGCGCCTGCGTCAGGGATTCGTCCGATTGCCCGCAATGCGGGCGATTGCCGACAACCTGAATGCCGAATCTCTGGCCGAGCATTGCGGATGGCTGATGGCCACTGAAGTGTTGGCGGTCGGGCTGGATTTGAGTTTTGCGCCAGTCCTCGATCTGGATTATCAGCGCAGTGCCGTGGTCGGCAGCCGGGCTTTTGACGGTGATCCTGAACGTGTGGCGTTGCTGGCGGGCGCCTTTATTCGTGGCATGAACGCCGCGGGCATGGCGGCAACCGGGAAACATTTTCCTGGCCATGGCTGGGCTGAAGCCGACTCCCATGTCGCGATTCCAACGGACGAGCGCAGCCTGGATGAAATCCGCGCCAAGGACCTTGTGCCGTTCGCTCGCCTGAGCAAGCAACTGGCTGCCGTGATGCCGGCCCACGTCATTTATCCGCAAGTCGATGCCCAGCCTGCTGGTTTCTCCCGGCGTTGGTTGCAAGATATCCTGCGCGGCGAGTTGCAGTTCGATGGGGTGATTTTCAGCGATGATCTGTCCATGGCCGGCGCACATGTGGTCGGTGATGCTGCAAGTCGTATCGAGGCTGCTTTGAGCGCCGGGTGTGACATGGGCCTGGTCTGCAATGATCGGGCTGCTGCCGAGCTGGCACTCGGTGCTGCGCAACGGCTGAAGGTTAAGCCGTCGCCACGCATTGCGAGGATGCGAGGCCAGGCGTACGCCACTACTGAATATCGTCAGCACCCACGCTGGCTGGCGGCCCTTGATGCACTGCGTGCCGCCCAACTGATCGACTGA
- the fadA gene encoding acetyl-CoA C-acyltransferase FadA yields the protein MSLNPRDVVIVDFGRTPMGRSKGGMHRNTRAEDMSAHLITKLLERNVKVDPAEVEDVIWGCVNQTLEQGWNIARMVSLLTPIPHTSAAQTVSRLCGSSMSALHTAAQAIMTGNGDVFVIGGVEHMGHVSMMHGVDPNPHMSLHAAKASGMMGLTAEMLGKMHGITREAQDAFGVRSHQLAHKATIEGKFKDEIIPMQGYDENGFLKMFDYDETIRPETTLESLAALKPAFNPKGGTVTAGTSSQITDGASCMIVMSAQRAQDLGIQPMAVIRSMAVAGVDPAIMGYGPVPATQKALKRAGLSIADIDFFELNEAFAAQALPVLKDLKVLDKMNEKVNLHGGAIALGHPFGCSGARISGTLLNVMKQNGGNLGVATMCIGLGQGIATVFERV from the coding sequence ATGAGCTTGAATCCGAGAGATGTCGTGATTGTTGACTTCGGTCGCACTCCGATGGGCCGCTCCAAGGGTGGCATGCACCGTAATACCCGCGCTGAAGATATGTCCGCGCACCTGATCACCAAGCTGCTGGAACGTAACGTCAAGGTCGATCCTGCGGAAGTCGAAGACGTAATCTGGGGGTGTGTGAACCAGACCCTGGAGCAGGGCTGGAACATCGCTCGCATGGTGTCGCTGCTGACGCCGATCCCGCACACCTCGGCGGCACAGACAGTCAGCCGCCTGTGTGGCTCGTCCATGAGCGCTCTGCACACTGCTGCGCAAGCGATCATGACCGGCAACGGTGATGTGTTCGTGATCGGCGGTGTCGAGCACATGGGCCACGTCAGCATGATGCATGGCGTGGATCCGAACCCGCATATGTCACTGCACGCGGCCAAGGCTTCCGGCATGATGGGCCTGACTGCAGAAATGCTCGGCAAAATGCACGGCATCACCCGCGAAGCGCAAGACGCTTTCGGTGTGCGCTCGCATCAGCTGGCACACAAGGCCACGATTGAAGGCAAGTTCAAGGACGAAATCATCCCGATGCAAGGGTATGACGAGAACGGCTTCCTGAAAATGTTCGACTACGACGAGACCATTCGTCCAGAAACGACATTGGAAAGCCTGGCCGCCTTGAAGCCTGCGTTCAACCCGAAAGGCGGTACCGTGACGGCGGGGACTTCCTCGCAAATCACCGACGGTGCATCGTGCATGATCGTCATGTCCGCACAACGCGCTCAAGACCTTGGCATCCAGCCTATGGCGGTTATCCGCTCGATGGCAGTGGCAGGTGTTGATCCGGCGATCATGGGCTATGGTCCAGTACCGGCAACGCAAAAAGCGTTGAAACGTGCCGGTCTGAGCATTGCCGATATCGACTTCTTCGAGCTCAACGAAGCTTTCGCTGCACAGGCCCTGCCAGTGCTGAAAGATTTGAAAGTTCTCGACAAGATGAACGAGAAGGTTAACCTGCACGGCGGCGCGATCGCTCTGGGTCATCCATTTGGGTGTTCTGGCGCGCGGATCTCCGGCACGTTGCTGAACGTCATGAAGCAAAATGGCGGTAACCTTGGGGTTGCTACCATGTGCATCGGCCTCGGTCAGGGCATTGCCACCGTCTTCGAACGCGTCTAA
- a CDS encoding TetR/AcrR family transcriptional regulator translates to MAQSETVERILDAAEQLFAEKGFAETSLRLITSKASVNLAAVNYHFGSKKALIQAVFSRFLGPFCISLDRELERRQAKPEHKPTLEELLEILVEQALVVQPRSGNDLSIFMRLLGLAFSQSQGHLRRYLEDMYGKVFRRYMLLVNEAAPNIPPIELFWRVHFMLGAAAFSMSGIKALRAIAETDFGVNTSIEQVMRLMVPFLAAGMRAETGVTDAAMVSAQLKPRSKSTVAVAKV, encoded by the coding sequence ATGGCCCAGTCGGAAACAGTTGAACGTATCCTTGATGCTGCTGAGCAGCTGTTCGCGGAAAAAGGCTTTGCCGAAACATCGTTGCGGTTGATCACCAGCAAAGCCTCGGTCAACCTGGCCGCGGTGAATTATCACTTTGGTTCGAAGAAGGCCCTGATTCAGGCGGTTTTCTCGCGCTTCCTCGGTCCGTTCTGTATCAGTCTCGATCGAGAGCTGGAGCGTCGTCAGGCCAAGCCTGAACACAAGCCGACACTTGAAGAGCTGCTGGAAATCCTCGTCGAACAAGCGTTGGTGGTGCAGCCGCGGAGCGGTAACGACCTGTCGATTTTTATGCGCTTGCTGGGCCTGGCCTTTAGTCAGAGCCAAGGGCACCTGCGTCGTTACCTGGAAGACATGTACGGCAAGGTGTTTCGCCGCTACATGCTACTGGTCAATGAAGCCGCCCCGAATATTCCACCGATCGAACTGTTCTGGCGCGTGCATTTCATGCTCGGCGCTGCGGCGTTCAGCATGTCCGGGATCAAAGCGTTGCGAGCGATCGCCGAGACTGATTTCGGGGTCAATACCTCCATTGAACAAGTCATGCGTCTGATGGTGCCGTTCCTGGCAGCCGGCATGCGGGCCGAAACAGGCGTGACCGACGCGGCCATGGTTTCTGCACAACTCAAGCCACGTAGCAAAAGTACGGTCGCCGTCGCCAAGGTTTGA
- a CDS encoding DUF6586 family protein, protein MAHELYTRTNQKIYFAGLALEALGKAQESRAMNAIALVQAERESVLFHLYGALLGLCHEIAGFYRLPQANAPRAELLLTKDVLDAIAIPEMAELIELAQNRETWLAQLLAAYNALFLPPRAPRKAKGDVTQPMIIAVSLDDEPEPELGREEMESWRQQLKSLTIRFREGLSEC, encoded by the coding sequence ATGGCCCATGAACTCTATACCCGTACCAACCAGAAAATTTACTTTGCAGGGCTCGCTCTTGAGGCGCTGGGCAAGGCCCAGGAGAGCCGGGCTATGAATGCTATCGCGCTGGTTCAGGCTGAGCGTGAGTCCGTACTGTTTCACCTGTATGGCGCGTTGCTCGGTTTGTGCCATGAAATCGCAGGATTTTACCGTTTGCCCCAAGCCAATGCGCCGCGCGCAGAGCTGCTGCTGACCAAGGACGTGCTGGACGCTATCGCGATCCCTGAAATGGCCGAGCTGATCGAGCTGGCACAAAACCGGGAAACCTGGCTTGCGCAGTTGCTAGCAGCCTACAACGCGCTGTTCCTGCCGCCACGTGCGCCAAGGAAAGCCAAGGGTGACGTTACGCAGCCAATGATTATCGCTGTCAGCCTGGATGACGAGCCTGAGCCTGAGTTGGGCCGCGAGGAAATGGAAAGTTGGCGTCAGCAGCTCAAGAGCTTGACGATTCGTTTTCGCGAAGGGCTGAGCGAGTGCTGA